A stretch of the Hydra vulgaris chromosome 09, alternate assembly HydraT2T_AEP genome encodes the following:
- the LOC100209786 gene encoding collagen alpha-1(XXVII) chain isoform X2 translates to MWLCIFSIKNNTLALFTISSLLKVNSKDIVMASNILILFLSIISVESYLTPYSPHEFRCSGPQGPPGKMGLPGNRGHPGKIGLPGFAGSPGETGERGVTGEKGNLGLTGPTGAQGDIGPPGDVCLTNAGEKGYPGQPGKQGAPGPIGLPGEKGPTGKRGIKGDAGEPGSKGINGDKGDKGTTGVDGRKGQKGEYGIPGEKGKMGNPGIEGDSGKQGNPGKRGLNGNPGKPGDDGTPGLDGKKGIDGQKGKQGEKGIKGEPGAKGECGLAGKKGLKGEKGVIGKKGEQGSIGAPGFRGSPGMSGVKGEKGDIGKPGVEGPQGKDGVNGENGSDGDQGNFGIDGNPGKLGNDGIRGEPGFVGNQGNNGANGKDGENGAPGQQGQKGEMGPKGLKGESGYIGAPGEKGNVGISGEKGDRGSPGPNGVQGEKGSAGEKGSSGVKGLPGLQGKKGKDGAQGIKGYRGAKGEKAEQSSPGIKGDTGIPGNLGPPGEIGPMGYLGNKGEKGSDGDAGDIGYPGAYGAQGSSGLTGKKGRTGIKGNQGEKGNKGVSGHPGLKGLIGAPGSQGLPGDEGLQGSIGEKGDVGLPGATGATGAPGESGDKGEKGFRGENGKDGENGLQGTKGEKGDDGAQGFHGKKGPKGKEGPPGLQGLTGKTSVLTCSFRENKVQSVIKCKPDEFATCCTCDSSSSGSKIKYGNVCVCLGSVIGDYSFGNYAGAICCNLTNNLMKKPYEETNKRYESMDSF, encoded by the exons agtcATATTTGACGCCTTATTCACCACATGAATTTCGATGCTCAg ggcCACAAGGACCGCCTGGAAAAATGGGCCTGCCTGGCAATCGTGGTCATCCTGGAAAAATAGGGCTACCTGGATTTGCTGGATCACCAGGCGAAACGGGAGAAAGAGGAGTTACTGGTGAAAAAGGGAACTTAGGTCTTACTGGTCCTACAGGAGCGCAAGGTGATATTGGGCCGCCTGGAGATGTATGTCTTACCAACGCAGGTGAAAAAGGATATCCAGGGCAACCAGGAAAACAGGGTGCACCTGGTCCAATAGGATTACCGGGAGAAAAAGGTCCGACAGGTAAACGTGGTATTAAAGGCGATGCTGGTGAACCAGGATCAAAAGGAATTAACGGTGACAAAGGTGATAAAGGAACCACTGGCGTTGATGGTCGAAAAGGTCAAAAAGGTGAGTACGGGATACCTGGAGAAAAAGGAAAAATGGGAAATCCTGGAATTGAAGGAGATTCTGGGAAACAAGGTAATCCAGGAAAACGTGGTTTAAATGGAAATCCTGGAAAGCCTGGCGATGATGGCACTCCAGGGTTAGATGGTAAAAAAGGTATTGATGGTCAAAAAGGAAAACAAGGAGAAAAAGGTATAAAAGGAGAGCCTGGTGCTAAAGGAGAATGCGGGTTAGCGGGTAAGAAAGGATTGAAAGGTGAAAAAGGTGTTATTGGAAAAAAAGGAGAACAGGGATCAATTGGTGCGCCTGGATTTAGAGGATCTCCAGGGATGAGTGGTGTAAAAGGAGAAAAAGGCGACATTGGCAAACCTGGGGTGGAAGGACCGCAAGGAAAAGATGGTGTGAATGGTGAAAATGGTTCTGATGGTGATCAAGGAAATTTTGGTATAGATGGAAATCCAGGTAAACTCGGCAATGATGGCATTAGAGGAGAACCAGGCTTTGTAGGTAATCAAGGAAATAATGGTGCTAATGGAAAAGATGGAGAAAACGGGGCACCTGGTCAACAAGGTCAAAAAGGAGAAATGGGTCCAAAAGGTTTAAAGGGAGAAAGTGGTTACATAGGAGCACCAGGAGAGAAAGGAAACGTTGGAATTTCAGGCGAAAAAGGAGATAGAGGCTCTCCAGGACCTAATGGGGTTCAAGGAGAAAAAGGAAGTGCTGGTGAAAAAGGTTCAAGTGGAGTAAAAGGCTTACCTGGTTTACAAGGCAAAAAAGGAAAAGATGGAGCACAAGGAATTAAAGGTTATAGAGGTGCAAAAGGTGAAAAAGCAGAGCAATCCAGTCCTGGCATTAAAGGTGATACTGGAATCCCAGGAAATTTAGGACCACCAGGAGAAATTGGGCCGATGGGCTATCTTGGAAACAAGGGTGAAAAAGGTTCAGATGGAGACGcag GTGATATTGGCTATCCAGGAGCTTATGGAGCACAAGGAAGTTCAGGATTAACTGGTAAAAAAGGTAGAACAGGAATAAAAGGAAACCAAG GAGAGAAAGGAAACAAAGGAGTATCTGGTCATCCTGGCCTTAAAGGATTAATTGGAGCTCCAGGATCACAAGGACTACCGGGGGATGAAGGCTTACAAGGTTCTATAGGTGAAAAAGGAGACGTGGGCCTGCCAGGAGCAACTGGAGCAACTGGTGCCCCTGGGGAATCc GGAGATAAAGGTGAAAAAGGTTTTAGGGGAGAGAACGGAAAAGATGGCGAAAACGGACTACAAGGCACGAAAGGGGAAAAAGGAGATGACGGCGCTCAGGGGTTTCATGGAAAGAAAGGGCCAAAAGGAAAAGAAG gacCACCAGGACTGCAAGGCTTAACGGGAAAGACAAGCGTTTTAACATGCAGCTTTCGAGAAAATAAAGTGCAATCGGTCATTAAGTGTAAGCCCGATGAATTTGCTACTTGCTGTACGTGTGATTCGTCAAGCTCTGGTTCTAAGATTAAATATGGCAATGTATGCGTATGCCTCGGATCAGTTATTGGCGACTATAGTTTTGGAAACTATGCCGGTGCTATTTGTTGTAACttaacaaacaatttaatgaaaaaaccaTATGAAGAAACAAACAAGCGATATGAATCAATggatagtttttaa